The following proteins are co-located in the Brachybacterium sacelli genome:
- a CDS encoding TetR/AcrR family transcriptional regulator codes for MAVKARQRLLAAAGELFYSEGVRAVGLERLLEESGVGRASFYRHFAGKDELVAAMLDDYDAEYRTWLRTRVAELGNEPLAVFDAVAERAELTRFRGCAFVNTMAEIANPADPIHARAAAHKAAVTGYLAELLTAAGVEPADRLARRWMLLLDGAVVAASYRQDVQAFAEAKSIASPDLVTQPPKPVTSLR; via the coding sequence ATGGCGGTCAAAGCGCGGCAGCGGCTCCTGGCGGCGGCCGGGGAGCTCTTCTACTCCGAGGGCGTGCGAGCGGTCGGTCTTGAGCGACTCCTTGAGGAGTCCGGGGTCGGCCGGGCATCGTTCTACCGACACTTCGCAGGCAAGGACGAACTTGTCGCGGCGATGCTCGACGACTATGACGCCGAATACCGCACCTGGCTGCGGACGCGGGTCGCTGAACTGGGGAATGAGCCGTTAGCGGTGTTCGATGCGGTCGCCGAGCGTGCGGAACTCACCCGTTTCAGGGGGTGCGCCTTCGTCAACACCATGGCCGAGATCGCCAACCCCGCTGACCCGATCCACGCCCGCGCCGCCGCACACAAAGCGGCCGTCACCGGCTACCTCGCAGAGCTATTGACCGCGGCAGGCGTCGAACCTGCCGACCGCCTCGCACGCCGGTGGATGCTGCTTCTCGATGGTGCCGTCGTGGCCGCCAGTTATCGGCAGGATGTCCAAGCCTTCGCCGAAGCCAAGTCAATCGCCAGTCCAGATCTCGTCACCCAGCCACCGAAGCCCGTCACATCACTCCGGTGA
- a CDS encoding MFS transporter, whose amino-acid sequence MEENGQKTARGAHRLPAGVLVLALGVFVIGTGEFVLAGLIPLLAADFALSYGAAGQVVTVFALTCALAAPIMTTVTAKWPRKHVLLTAGVVYLVGAVATALAPTFGFLLAGQIVAAVGTGLFIPNASVTAAGLVAKDAGGRAIAAVVTGFTLAVAFGAPAGTAIGALYGWRITMWLAAGVAVLGVIGVAALIPRSVGVADTGGGLRQRLAPLRDRRVLALLATTLVAFTAVYIPYTYIGAIFAPATNGDGVRLGLLMTTLGVTGAIGNLAAGRLVDRQGGSLVVFFALLWLILSFAIIALTHTVYAWSLAAIGFYGIAAFAITTPQQHRLISHDPDKASVVLSLNQAVLYLAIGVSGIVGAAGIEMVGTDHVAWIAAALAILAIALSTLGRPRTPDPGHHAPLADHDTGTPASASPHLTSDSDSRKNP is encoded by the coding sequence GTGGAAGAGAACGGACAGAAGACCGCCCGCGGAGCACACCGGCTTCCTGCCGGGGTCCTCGTGCTCGCCCTGGGTGTATTCGTCATCGGCACCGGCGAGTTTGTCCTGGCCGGCCTGATCCCGCTGCTCGCCGCTGACTTCGCCCTGAGCTATGGTGCGGCGGGACAGGTGGTGACCGTCTTCGCTCTCACGTGTGCGCTCGCCGCTCCGATCATGACCACGGTGACCGCAAAGTGGCCTCGCAAGCACGTGCTGCTGACCGCTGGTGTGGTGTACCTGGTCGGTGCCGTCGCCACCGCCCTGGCACCGACCTTCGGGTTCTTGCTGGCTGGGCAGATCGTCGCGGCAGTGGGCACCGGCCTGTTCATCCCCAACGCGTCGGTCACCGCCGCGGGGCTGGTCGCCAAGGATGCCGGTGGGCGAGCGATCGCAGCGGTGGTCACCGGGTTCACTCTCGCAGTCGCCTTCGGGGCACCCGCTGGCACCGCGATCGGCGCGCTGTACGGCTGGCGGATCACGATGTGGCTGGCTGCCGGTGTCGCCGTGCTCGGCGTGATCGGCGTGGCAGCACTCATCCCCCGTTCCGTCGGCGTCGCCGACACGGGCGGTGGGCTTCGACAGCGACTGGCACCGCTGCGCGACCGCCGCGTGCTGGCGCTGCTGGCCACCACTCTGGTGGCCTTCACTGCCGTCTACATCCCCTACACCTACATCGGTGCGATCTTCGCCCCGGCGACCAACGGTGACGGGGTACGGCTCGGGCTCCTGATGACCACATTGGGCGTCACCGGCGCCATCGGCAACCTCGCGGCGGGGCGTCTGGTCGACCGGCAAGGCGGCTCATTGGTCGTGTTCTTCGCGTTGCTGTGGTTGATCCTCAGCTTCGCCATCATCGCACTCACCCACACCGTCTACGCCTGGTCACTCGCCGCAATCGGGTTCTACGGCATCGCAGCATTCGCCATCACCACCCCACAACAGCACCGTCTCATTTCTCACGACCCCGATAAGGCCTCGGTGGTGCTGTCGTTGAATCAGGCCGTCCTCTACCTCGCCATCGGTGTCTCGGGAATCGTCGGCGCAGCCGGCATCGAGATGGTGGGGACCGACCATGTGGCCTGGATCGCGGCGGCGCTCGCCATCCTCGCCATCGCCCTCTCGACACTGGGACGACCGCGGACCCCAGATCCAGGTCATCACGCACCTCTCGCCGACCACGACACCGGTACTCCTGCATCAGCATCACCGCACTTAACTTCTGACTCCGACAGCCGGAAAAACCCATAG
- a CDS encoding helix-turn-helix transcriptional regulator, translating to MLARTHTIHSATGPVACDCVKLIFIRAGSAILLSEFGERPVNIGDVVVRGANTLCGSEPEGSITVTTLYLDRDYVIDQVFWQHAALLSDRLDAQDFAGDLYSEPAQILHLGQDRAGMLMPWLDELVALSLDGPSPERFCRLQALLFAVLDVVRPYVRTTPKRRSPTQRRATHPGTPSLRKFAPLRAEARQAVELLRGAPDRRWTLQELAAAVHLSSSQLGRVFVDAYGKTPITYLMTLRAEHLARLLRETDIPIEQAMREVGWHSRGHAARMFCQAVGVTPILYRQLSR from the coding sequence ATCCTCGCGCGAACGCACACGATCCACAGCGCAACTGGACCGGTTGCCTGCGACTGCGTGAAACTCATCTTCATCCGCGCAGGCTCGGCAATCCTGCTCAGCGAGTTCGGGGAGAGGCCCGTCAATATCGGCGATGTCGTGGTGCGGGGCGCAAATACGCTGTGCGGCAGCGAGCCGGAAGGCTCGATCACGGTCACCACGCTCTACCTGGACCGCGATTATGTGATCGACCAGGTGTTCTGGCAGCACGCGGCGCTGCTCTCCGATCGGCTCGATGCGCAGGACTTCGCAGGCGACCTGTATTCCGAACCCGCCCAGATACTCCACCTCGGCCAAGATCGGGCTGGGATGCTGATGCCCTGGCTCGACGAGCTTGTCGCGCTCAGCCTCGATGGGCCATCACCGGAGCGCTTCTGCCGGCTCCAAGCACTACTCTTCGCCGTGCTCGACGTGGTGAGGCCGTACGTGAGGACGACTCCGAAGCGGAGGTCTCCCACCCAACGGAGGGCCACTCACCCCGGTACTCCATCACTTCGCAAGTTCGCACCGTTGCGTGCCGAGGCACGGCAAGCCGTCGAGCTGCTCCGCGGTGCACCCGATCGGCGGTGGACGCTCCAGGAGCTTGCTGCCGCCGTGCACCTGTCGTCATCCCAGCTCGGCCGCGTGTTCGTCGATGCCTACGGCAAGACCCCCATCACGTACTTGATGACGCTCCGAGCCGAGCACCTGGCACGACTGCTGCGCGAGACCGACATTCCTATCGAGCAAGCGATGCGTGAGGTCGGCTGGCACAGCCGAGGTCACGCGGCCCGAATGTTCTGTCAGGCGGTCGGCGTCACGCCCATCCTCTATCGACAACTCAGCCGGTAG
- a CDS encoding AAA family ATPase has product MSVSDVIILTGPPGAGKSTTARALAASYPWSVHLHTDDFWHFIASGAIPPYLPESDSQNQTVMQVIRGAASIYAAGGFLTIIDGIIGPWMLGHFRDTEQTLDPSRVHYVVLRPSRDETLRRAQSRTTPDALVDEKPIVSLWAQFSDLGELEDHVIDTTKQELPETLVAVRSAIADKRFILSAASLN; this is encoded by the coding sequence ATGAGTGTTTCGGACGTCATCATCCTCACCGGTCCTCCTGGGGCTGGGAAGTCGACGACGGCTCGCGCGCTCGCTGCCTCGTATCCTTGGTCGGTGCATCTGCACACGGATGACTTCTGGCACTTCATCGCCTCTGGCGCGATCCCGCCGTACCTGCCCGAGTCCGACAGTCAGAACCAGACAGTCATGCAGGTCATTCGCGGCGCAGCGTCGATCTATGCCGCGGGCGGGTTCCTGACCATCATCGACGGGATCATCGGCCCGTGGATGCTTGGCCACTTCCGCGACACGGAGCAAACCCTGGACCCGTCGCGTGTGCACTACGTGGTGCTACGTCCTTCCCGTGACGAGACGCTCCGGCGTGCTCAAAGCAGGACGACGCCAGACGCGCTCGTCGACGAGAAGCCGATCGTCTCACTGTGGGCCCAGTTCTCCGACCTGGGCGAGCTGGAAGACCATGTAATCGACACGACGAAGCAGGAATTACCCGAGACGCTGGTGGCAGTACGGAGTGCGATCGCAGACAAGCGCTTCATCTTGAGTGCGGCCTCTCTAAATTGA
- a CDS encoding sulfate permease, whose protein sequence is MIRLIWTLSAHTRYYLRRYMSTNRLLDAIRRRPNLRWGIPTMLLAVPYLLIASICTNALDQGAPGWLHLVVLWSVWNAMKFIIMGPVSLVLLVRARVQEAVAWRRARNRHGTPPTTRLADAS, encoded by the coding sequence ATGATCCGCCTGATCTGGACGCTCAGCGCCCACACCCGCTACTACCTGCGCCGCTACATGTCCACCAACCGGCTGCTCGACGCGATCCGACGCCGACCCAACCTGAGATGGGGCATCCCCACGATGCTCCTCGCAGTTCCCTACCTGCTGATCGCGAGCATCTGTACGAATGCCCTCGACCAAGGCGCCCCAGGCTGGCTGCATCTGGTCGTGCTCTGGTCGGTGTGGAACGCGATGAAGTTCATCATCATGGGTCCGGTCAGCCTCGTCCTCCTGGTCCGCGCCCGTGTCCAGGAAGCCGTCGCATGGCGTCGCGCACGCAACCGACACGGCACCCCCCCGACCACTCGCCTCGCCGACGCAAGCTGA
- a CDS encoding Cmx/CmrA family chloramphenicol efflux MFS transporter, with protein sequence MPLAVFVLGLTVFSLGTTEFMVAGLLPELSAEFGVPASQAGWLISVFALGVVIGAPLITAATTRIPRKSALIGLLVIFIAGEVVATLAGSFEMLMAARVVTAVAHGAFFGIGAVLASDLVESERRARAISIMFGGLTIATIAGVPLGTFLGQQMGWRAAFGAVAILGVLDLIGVAALVPRLPDRTGGLDLHRELSAVANTRVWLALATTMLSQAGLYTAYTYIAPLLTDVTGFAPGWVAPLLGLFGVGTFIGSLVGGRLADRSLMATLCVGLTGLAAILAAFTLTAGHRPAMVATLALFGVGAFVINPALQTRVMNLTEHAPTLASTSNISPFNLGNALGPWLGGLGISAGAGLLAPSWIGALLALAALAVAMVSLAADRRVRNRTSEHTPMTKPG encoded by the coding sequence ATGCCGTTGGCGGTGTTCGTTCTCGGGCTGACCGTGTTCAGCCTGGGCACCACGGAGTTCATGGTGGCTGGGCTGCTGCCCGAGCTGTCCGCCGAGTTCGGCGTGCCGGCTTCCCAGGCGGGTTGGCTGATCTCGGTGTTCGCCCTCGGCGTGGTCATCGGTGCGCCCTTGATCACCGCCGCCACCACCCGCATCCCCCGCAAGTCCGCCCTGATCGGCTTGCTGGTGATCTTCATCGCCGGCGAGGTGGTCGCCACGCTCGCCGGCTCGTTCGAGATGCTGATGGCCGCCCGGGTGGTGACCGCGGTCGCGCACGGTGCGTTCTTCGGCATCGGGGCAGTCCTCGCATCCGATCTCGTCGAATCCGAACGGCGGGCGCGGGCCATCTCGATCATGTTCGGCGGACTGACGATCGCCACGATCGCCGGGGTGCCGCTGGGCACCTTCCTCGGCCAACAGATGGGGTGGCGGGCTGCTTTCGGCGCGGTCGCGATCCTCGGCGTCCTCGATCTGATCGGCGTGGCCGCACTCGTGCCGAGACTGCCAGACCGAACCGGTGGCCTGGACCTGCACCGGGAGCTGTCCGCGGTCGCCAACACCCGCGTGTGGCTGGCCCTGGCCACCACGATGCTGTCCCAGGCCGGCCTGTACACCGCCTACACCTACATCGCGCCATTGCTCACCGACGTCACCGGCTTCGCCCCCGGCTGGGTGGCTCCACTGCTCGGCCTGTTCGGCGTCGGCACCTTCATCGGCAGTCTCGTCGGCGGCCGACTCGCCGACCGGTCCCTGATGGCCACCCTGTGCGTCGGCCTGACCGGACTCGCGGCAATCCTGGCCGCCTTCACGCTCACCGCCGGCCACCGACCAGCGATGGTGGCAACCCTCGCCCTCTTCGGCGTCGGAGCGTTCGTGATCAACCCTGCCCTGCAGACCCGCGTGATGAACCTAACAGAACACGCACCGACGCTGGCCAGCACCAGCAACATCTCCCCGTTCAACCTGGGCAACGCGCTCGGGCCGTGGCTCGGCGGGCTCGGCATCTCCGCCGGAGCCGGCCTCCTCGCCCCGAGCTGGATCGGAGCCCTGTTGGCGCTGGCCGCCCTCGCCGTAGCTATGGTCTCCCTCGCTGCCGACCGTCGCGTCCGAAATCGCACGAGCGAACATACTCCGATGACGAAGCCCGGTTGA
- a CDS encoding GlcG/HbpS family heme-binding protein, which yields MSDVERISTVSAGLAQRIIAAADDAAVADGQLRFAIAVVDQAGVLKGFVRQDGAKLNAVQVAQDKAYTAAASQMSTEQWSKALASDAVLAAGAPTGIDRLVPMGGGLPIVIDDEVVGAIGVSGGHWSDDVHVAAAGLTALDRPQIGLDEGRDL from the coding sequence GTGAGCGACGTGGAGAGGATCTCAACGGTCAGCGCCGGGTTGGCGCAGCGGATCATCGCTGCCGCCGATGATGCCGCGGTGGCCGACGGTCAGCTGCGGTTCGCGATCGCAGTGGTCGACCAGGCGGGCGTGCTGAAGGGGTTCGTGCGTCAGGACGGCGCGAAACTCAACGCGGTGCAGGTGGCCCAGGACAAGGCCTACACTGCCGCCGCGTCGCAGATGTCGACCGAGCAGTGGTCGAAGGCACTGGCCTCCGACGCCGTGCTGGCCGCTGGCGCGCCGACGGGCATCGACCGGCTGGTGCCCATGGGCGGCGGGCTGCCCATCGTGATCGACGACGAGGTGGTCGGCGCGATCGGCGTCTCCGGGGGTCACTGGAGCGACGACGTCCACGTCGCTGCGGCCGGGCTGACCGCACTCGATCGTCCACAGATCGGTCTGGATGAAGGGAGGGATCTGTGA
- a CDS encoding MarR family winged helix-turn-helix transcriptional regulator: MIPHGTTPLEEPRSQAGEELSASELAAWRGMLRLTHRLRRELGEELTARHDLSMADYDVLVALAAAPRRSMRMAELAETVLQPRSSLTRIVGSLEARRLVERSHVEGDARGSSATLTPEGVRQFGRAHRTHIAGIRSRFLEHLTTDQLDTLAAAWTCVDPDVVDG, from the coding sequence ATGATTCCACATGGAACAACCCCACTCGAAGAACCGCGCAGCCAGGCAGGCGAGGAACTGAGCGCGAGCGAGCTGGCCGCCTGGCGGGGGATGCTGCGGTTGACGCATCGGCTCCGCCGGGAACTTGGCGAGGAACTCACCGCCCGACATGACCTGTCGATGGCCGACTACGACGTGCTCGTCGCCCTGGCCGCCGCGCCACGCCGGTCGATGCGGATGGCTGAACTCGCCGAGACCGTCCTACAGCCGCGCAGCAGCCTCACCCGGATCGTCGGCTCCCTCGAAGCCCGCCGACTCGTCGAGCGCTCACACGTCGAAGGCGACGCCCGTGGATCGTCCGCCACACTCACCCCCGAAGGCGTCCGGCAGTTCGGACGCGCCCACCGCACCCACATTGCAGGCATCCGCAGCCGCTTCCTCGAGCACCTGACCACCGACCAACTCGATACTCTCGCCGCCGCCTGGACGTGTGTGGACCCCGACGTCGTGGATGGGTGA
- a CDS encoding nuclear transport factor 2 family protein, with translation MNEPRPPFPPFPPFTAEAALQKVQAAEDAWNTRDPQRVAMAYTPDSAWRNRDVFVTGREEIIQFLTSKWERELDYALRKSLWGYRENRIAVRFQYEWHDATGQWWRSYGNELWQFSTEGLMKRREASINDVQIDEVDRRVFGPRPESERGVEIPLR, from the coding sequence ATGAACGAACCACGCCCGCCGTTTCCTCCGTTTCCTCCGTTCACTGCAGAAGCCGCACTGCAGAAGGTGCAGGCAGCCGAGGACGCCTGGAACACGCGCGACCCGCAGCGCGTCGCCATGGCCTACACGCCCGACTCGGCGTGGCGTAACCGCGACGTGTTCGTCACCGGTCGTGAGGAGATCATCCAATTCCTGACCAGCAAGTGGGAGCGCGAGCTCGACTACGCCCTGCGCAAGAGCCTGTGGGGATACCGCGAGAACCGCATCGCCGTGCGTTTCCAGTACGAGTGGCACGACGCGACGGGGCAGTGGTGGCGCAGCTACGGCAACGAATTGTGGCAGTTCAGCACCGAAGGCCTGATGAAACGACGCGAGGCCAGCATCAACGACGTGCAGATCGATGAGGTAGACCGGCGAGTCTTCGGCCCGCGACCAGAGAGCGAGCGCGGCGTCGAGATCCCGCTCCGGTAG
- a CDS encoding TetR/AcrR family transcriptional regulator — protein sequence MFGYRRERPFSTSRRTPAPAPISEEQKTHSRAALLDAAEALFYERGIQAVGMDAIRTAAGIPLKRIYGMFSTKEDLVVAVLQQRDRRWRASLTAYVEQHEDPRERVLSIFDWLERWFADPDYRGCAWINAYGELGSTSPAILAEVRAHKQAFHEQITKWVEAATNVPAEPVSLLAEGAIVTAAITGDPKAARPARAATEALIN from the coding sequence TTGTTCGGCTATCGTAGGGAACGCCCGTTCTCAACGTCAAGAAGGACTCCCGCGCCAGCGCCGATCAGCGAAGAACAGAAGACCCACAGCCGCGCCGCGCTCCTGGACGCCGCCGAAGCGCTCTTCTATGAACGTGGCATCCAGGCGGTCGGTATGGATGCCATCCGCACCGCCGCAGGGATACCCCTGAAGCGGATCTATGGAATGTTCTCAACGAAAGAAGACCTGGTCGTTGCGGTGCTGCAGCAACGAGATCGCCGCTGGCGAGCCAGCCTGACCGCATATGTGGAGCAGCACGAGGATCCCCGCGAACGGGTGCTGTCGATCTTCGACTGGCTTGAGCGATGGTTCGCCGATCCTGACTATCGCGGCTGCGCGTGGATCAACGCATACGGCGAACTGGGCTCCACCTCACCTGCGATCCTCGCCGAAGTGCGTGCACACAAGCAGGCCTTCCACGAACAGATCACAAAATGGGTCGAGGCTGCCACGAACGTGCCAGCAGAACCCGTGAGCCTGCTTGCTGAAGGCGCGATCGTCACCGCCGCGATCACTGGAGACCCGAAGGCCGCCCGACCCGCCCGGGCCGCCACCGAAGCCCTCATCAACTGA